Proteins encoded in a region of the Heterodontus francisci isolate sHetFra1 chromosome 19, sHetFra1.hap1, whole genome shotgun sequence genome:
- the abhd14b gene encoding protein ABHD14B: MVSVETKKGTVQLEGQQLFYRQTGPTEQPPRLSVLLLHGIRFSSETWLNLGTLQKLAEAGYQAVAIDLPGLGNSNEATAPASVGDLAPDSFLMSVLKGLELGPVVIISPSLSGMYSLPFLFGHNDMVKGFIPVAPICTEKFSAEQYTNVQTPTLIVYGEEDKQVGEASFKNLKNLANHKVHIMKAAQHACYLNNPEEWHRTVLEFLQSLS, translated from the exons ATGGTGAGTGTTGAGACTAAGAAAGGCACAGTGCAGCTCGAAGGACAGCAGCTGTTTTACCGTCAGACAGGACCCACTGAACAGCCCCCCAGGCTCTCTGTCCTGCTGCTCCATGGCATTCGTTTCTCCTCTGAGACTTGGCTGAATCTCGGTACCCTCCAGAAACTGGCAGAGGCAGGGTACCAGGCAGTGGCTATCGACTTACCAG GCCTGGGCAACTCCAACGAAGCCACGGCTCCGGCCAGTGTGGGGGATCTCGCTCCTGACAGTTTCCTTATGAGTGTACTGAAGGGTTTGGAGCTGGGCCCAGTTGTGATAATCAGCCCATCACTGAGTGGAATGTATTCACTGCCGTTCCTGTTTGGACACAATGATATGGTGAAGGGATTCATCCCCGTAGCCCCCATCTGCACTGAGAAATTCTCTGCGGAGCAGTACACCAATGTGCAG ACCCCAACGTTGATTGTCTATGGTGAGGAGGACAAGCAGGTGGGAGAGGCGTCATTCAAAAATCTGAAAAACCTGGCCAACCACAAGGTGCACATTATGAAAGCAGCACAGCATGCCTGTTACCTCAATAACCCTGAGGAGTGGCATCGCACAGTACTGGAGTTCCTGCAGAGTCTGTCCTAA